From one Solea solea chromosome 15, fSolSol10.1, whole genome shotgun sequence genomic stretch:
- the LOC131473919 gene encoding polycomb group RING finger protein 5-A-like produces MAATGRKHLVRDFNHFITCYLCRGYLIKPTTVTECLHTFCKSCIVQHFEESNDCPRCGIQVHETNPLEMLRLDNTLEEIIFKLVPGLREKEEQQEVDFWRRSQPKENGQDSLRCQRFPDVGEDGEDGEDDDCHRSDPQIAICLDCLRNTGQTGDTSVTDLMKRFIRCSSRVTVGTIKKFLSLKLKLPSSYELDVLCNGEIMGRDHTLEFIYMTRWRLHGDNTYPMVLEYRPRIDFG; encoded by the exons ATGGCGGCAACAGGAAGGAAACACTTAGTGAGAGACTTTAACCATTTCATCACCTGTTACCTGTGTCGAGGTTACCTGATCAAACCAACCACTGTCACTGAGTGTCTGCACACCt TCTGTAAAAGCTGCATCGTTCAACACTTTGAGGAAAGTAATGATTGTCCCAGATGTGGAATTCAAGTCCATGAGACAAACCCACTGGAGATGCTCAG GTTGGACAACACTCTGGAGGAGATCATTTTCAAACTGGTGCCTGGACTCAGAGAAA aggaggagcagcaggaagtCGACTTCTGGAGGAGGAGCCAGCCAAAAGAGAACggacaag acagcCTCAGGTGTCAGAGGTTTCCTGACGTTGGTGAAGACGGTGAAGACGGTGAAGACGACGACTGCCACAGGAGTGACCCTCAGATCGCCATCTGTCTGGACTGTCTGCGAAACACGGGACAGACGGGAGACACCAGtgtcacg GACCTGATGAAGAGGTTTATCCGCTGCTCCAGCAGAGTCACAGTTGGAACCATAAAGAAGTTCCTGAgtctgaagctgaagctgccgAGTTCTTACGAG CTGGACGTGTTGTGTAACGGCGAGATCATGGGCAGAGATCACACTCTGGAGTTCATCTACATGACCAGGTGGAGGCTCCACGGAGACAAC ACGTATCCCATGGTCCTCGAGTACCGACCGCGCATCGACTTCGGCTGA
- the ankrd1a gene encoding ankyrin repeat domain-containing protein 1, with the protein MGLHSVEELVTSKRSEGKEGDDFQGGVYEAAVNQEKHDDRKSHCELGVGGALSEECDSGSEQEEVSVAALNTDKCGRLKLETVDDLFNILQLRKRRRERKSPAHKKRQPQPETVPEIVDEGLFLSSASEDKLPVVEKYLRDGGDVNVSDHFQRTALHKASFRGNTDVMKTLLQAGALIEIKDKLEATALHWACRGGSLPALQLLLDQGAKVTSRDKLLSTPLHVAVRTGHCECAEHLIHCGADVNAKDRDGDTPMHDAVRINRFKMIRLLMMYGASLNTKNCDGKTAMQTLHSWQNGVKSLLCHVNDDDTNRTN; encoded by the exons ATGGGACTTCACAGCGTGGAGGAACTG GTGACCAGtaaaaggtcagagggcaaagAAGGGGATGACTTCCAAGGGGGCGTGTACGAGGCAGCCGTCAATCAAGAGAAACACGATGATCGGAAGTCCCATTGCGAGCTGGGAGTGGGCGGAGCTCTGTCAGAGGAGTGTGACAGCGGCAGTGAACAGGAGGAAGTCAGCGTTGCGGCGCTCAAC ACTGATAAATGTGGCAGACTGAAGCTGGAGACGGTCGACGACCTGTTCAACATCCTGcaactgaggaagaggaggagagagcggaAGAGCCCCGCCCACAAGAAGAGGCAGCCACAGCCTGAGACTGTG CCAGAGATCGTGGACGAGGGTTTGTTCCTGTCTTCAGCTTCAGAGGACAAACTTCCTGTGGTGGAGAAATATCTGAGAGACGGAGGAGACGTCAACGTCAGCGACCAT TTTCAGAGAACAGCGCTGCACAAAGCTTCATTCAGAGGAAACACGGACGTGATGAAGACTCTGCTGCAGGCCGGAGCTCTGATCGAGATCAAAGACAAG ctgGAGGCCACAGCGCTGCACTGGGCCTGTAGGGGGGGCAGTCTGCCGGCTCTGCAGCTACTCCTGGACCAGGGGGCAAAGGTCACATCCAGAGACAAG ctgctcagtACTCCTCTCCACGTTGCCGTGAGAACAGGACACTGTGAGTGCGCCGAACATCTGATTCACTGTGGAGCTGACGTCAACGCTAAAGACAGA GACGGGGACACGCCCATGCACGACGCGGTGAGGATCAACAGATTTAAGATGATCAGGCTGCTGATGATGTATGGAGCGAGTCTGAACACCAAGAACTGT GACGGGAAAACTGCGATGCAGACGTTGCACTCGTGGCAGAACGGAGTGAAGAGTCTTCTGTGTCACGTCAACGACGACGACACAAACCGAACAAACTAA